Part of the Pieris brassicae chromosome 5, ilPieBrab1.1, whole genome shotgun sequence genome is shown below.
AATTCTTTCCTTACaaacaaagttattttataaattaaatattcttttaatcGTGAAGACTATATTATCTTTGTGAAAAGCATTCAGTTGcgttacaatttaaaatatgacttGAACGTACCTACTCTAGAGTAGGTAAAAACATCTGTCTTTAGATAGAAGTTACTGTTGAACTTCCGCTTAccatgataataaaaatacaaaatatttagttttataatagaaaGTAAAGAATGAAAAGAACctttatttccatttatttaaaatttaagtctTACCAGCccataaaacaaaattctagTTATCACATGCAACTAAATGCTTTCATTAGTTTGCATCTTGTCATTAAACGTTCGATTAAGCGAGCTCGGCGTTGGAAAATTTAATTCCAAGCTATTTAAAAGAGCTTGTTACCTGATGATTGcagttaaattaagttaagcGTAAGAAGAGTCACTCTGGGTTATAGAATGTATAACTATAATTCAAAGTAGTGTCGACTTAAGCTTCTCAACACTGAGCAACTCACTCTGAATTCGAATCGATCTGTACACCAATGGCGTTCTCTTTTAATGTGCGCAATTAGCACTTGCTCCTACGGCAAAAGGAAAtcaaacatcatgaggaatcCGGCATGTATAACACCTAAAAATTCACGACatgtgttaggcacagaaggctgatcacctaattgtcaaagtataataattattcacgAAACGCATGCAATCTAAAAGTCACatgattgtagcgccactggattattgttattaactaTTCACATATGGGATGGCAGCAAAAATGCTCCCTCTGACCATGTAcgctgtatatattatatcgtaGCGTGCCAGAGCAGGCACACTACCGACAGCTTTACGTACTAAAACACGAGACTAAGTACAGTACAAAAAAGCTTAGTGGCACGCAACTTCTTAGCTGAAATTGTACATTTTGTAAGAGGAGttattataatctaatatatacaattctcATGTCAAGGTGTTTAGAATTAAACTCCTTCAAATTGCCTCGACCGATTTTCGTGAAATTTTGTGTGcaataacatgtatttttctacatttttatttttttgacaaaaaattttgtttttatttcttcatgatacagcatacagcGAAAACATATAGTATTTCAGAAAgctttaaattgatatatatttaataatgtaaataaaaaagtgtggTAAAGAACACATTTTACAGAAGTATATGAAGGTGATACGAAGTTCTCCAGATCATCtagaaacatataataattgtacacTTAACAATTCAGGGACATTTAATCCAATGCGACAACTCTTTTTCTTCCGCGTATCTATTAAAGAATTTCGAAACGCCACAGATTTTGAGACTAAGTCTTACTGGTGTACATCTTAGTATGTCTCTCAGTTTTTTTACGCTTTAGTGTAAGGACCTAACTCTCGAGCAAGGACAATCTTTTATAGTGATATCCTACTTTTAAATATCTCTCTTGTTAAATAAGGTTCTACTTCGCACATTATCTTATTCTTAATGATGTCAGAAGTGTCGTCGTGTTTTCAATGCCCTTCATAAAGATATCGTAAAATCTGTGTATTTTCCTAAGTAACCATGTTTATACAGCTACTACGAGTCCACTACGAGATGCTTGGCTGTCTCATTTATGGCGAACCACTTTATGGCCCATAAAATGGTCTACCGGTGTTCATTTGTCGATTCTACGCATTTTATGTATTGCCAACACCTgtcctataaaatatattttattcttacaaCGCGTATAAACTTTATTGCTTTTTTGAGTTTTTATTGGAGACtagttttatcaaattatcTGTGATatgaattcttaatttttcgTTTTCCAACGATTTAATATGCAAATTGTGCAAGAGGAATATGATTTTTAAGAGCTGGTACGTCAACAGAAACGGTTATACATTAACAATAATACTTCAGTGTgggaaatttttaaatgaattaaaaaacttccctatcatatttcttgtttataaATCTAGATATCATAAGCTCACTCGCAATCATTGACACTGTACAATCCCTTtggatatatttataatgagaACTTAATGATCGGATTGTTCCTCTTCTATAGGTTTTGAAAATACGTAAATAACTAGACTAGatgtatgttaatttattaattttaacatctATTAGGGATTAACTTACATGACATTaacatatcaaaataaaattataccatagtattgtcttatgttaacatagcttttacacattaagataacactttttaaacggattgaagctatgtattattattataaacttataattatttacataattttatgttaatgttttattaaaattataccagCCATATTGGTctttatacattttgaaacatactaaaaaaatgattcaattatcatgttaaaattaaacaaaatcttCAATGACAGGTTTATTCGCTTACCAATCCAAATTACCAAATTATCAATAGATTACAtcataaaatacaacaaattcCAAACTTCTAGTCTTTGTTTTCAATTAATCAAGAATCACTAATCATTCTTGGTAATATTACGTTAAAAATAGTACttgaaataattactaaaaatttaatgtgtaGGTCACATAAagcaaataatatatgaatgtTACGTCAATAACACctattttaatcatatatgTGCCCTTAGACCTTTCAAGGTGAAGAACGCATTGAAAATTTCATGAAAAACACTTACATGGCTACAATCATCTTGGCAAACATTGACGCAATTATAACGTTAGGCGTCATTTAGGCACGCCATTCCGCATGTCGCATTGGACCTGAAAGGTCCTGAAATTATAATGTCCCTTTATACCAGTAATGTCTTATACCCAAAAATACCGAATGGCTGGGCGCATCAAATGGAAAATAAACCAAAGAACAAAGTCATTTTCTTGGACGTCACGCCAGCACGTACTCCATACATAGTAAGACCCACCTCGAAGAACTCCGTGCTACCTTTAAAAGACAACTTAATTACACCAGAGATATACAAAGATATcgtttatgaaaatataaagccggtttttactttattgcGAATGATGGGCGTGCTACCAATCACTCGGTCCTCTACGGACAAAAACCAGTTTAATATTGCGTCCCCTTCTATGCTATACTCTGTGTTTTTGTATCTATGTTTGATTGGCTATGTTCTCTACCTGTCTCTAAATAAAGTGCAAATATTGAGGACGGCTGAGGGAAAATTCGAGGAGGCGGTGATTGAGTATCTTTTCACTGTATACCTATTTCCAATGTTGGCGATACCGATTATGTGGTATGAGACCCGGAAAATTGCTGAAATACTTAACGGATGGCTTGCTTTTGAGGTATTTTGTACATTAAGTTACTTTTTGGCTTTACACagatttaaagtaaatatattttattgtcttttgttaacatagcttttacaaatTGAAaggaaacactttttttaaccggaataagctatttgtattattattatgtaaataattataaatttataataatacaaatagctataataatgataaaatatacagGATTTTATCATtccttattttatgtttaatattataaaaatgtagcgAATAGACGTAACGACGGAAAgcctttgtaatttttattgctcGAACAGTAATAAAGAAactacatacaaaataaaatataattttgtagcTACAAAcctacaaaattatattttattatttaaagactGATTACTATTTGTTGAAAAAGTATTAATTCTCTTTAATTTAATGCAACAAGGAAGGCAAATACTTTAACTAAACCAAAGAAAGTTCGAGATGATACAATCCACTTCTGCGCATCTTagcaaattaaataacacTTATCTACATAGctaattattttgcatttatattgaaacaaaactGAGTATATTTTAAGAACTTCTTACTTATAAgattaaaatgattattacAAAATCAGTTACAATTTAACCTATAGTATATCGCTggtctaataaattaatttgttttattaacaacagttaataatggaataaaaatgttatatatttctataaattaatgacCTTTACACTTACACGCGAGCAGACATAGGGATCGAAAGGAAGCCTgtgaatattgtttttgttgttaaaaCTCATGATCCTTCAAGAATAcaccaaaaataatacaacacaTGGTCCTTCCTTTGTTGCATTAATTCGACAAAAACCTTAATACGCCAGTTCGAGCAATATTTTAAACCTTTATAAATTTCAGATGGCGTACAAAACGCTCTCCGGCCGAATTCTGCCAattaaactttacaaaaaaGCTCTAGCCATTGCAGTTATAATACCAATACTTTCCACAACGTCTGTAATTATCACTCACGTAACAATggtacattttaaaatgatgCAGATGCTAccgtatatatttttggaaattcttacatatattttgGGCGGATATTGGTATCTACTTTGCGAGTCTTTAAGTGTTTGTGCTAATATTTTGGCCGAGGATTTTCAGAAGGTATAATCTTATTGGTAGCCTATACTgaatcttttattataaataaacggTTAGTTAaggtattaaataaagatttaagtttatCATTGATAAAAACTAAGTTACGAATAAGTATTTCGTTTCTTTCTAGTTCGTTAAATCAGTCTTTAACTACTCGGGTCATTAATTTCGTAGCCGAATTGCAGTCCTTTTGGTATAGGTTATTAATAACACACCATTGAAGCTAATTAAGTGGGCAACACTGAGTACggttattaatttcaatttaagatTTTGCATTGTTAGGCCCCATAAAGCCAATTGGGCATGTCTGTGGatgatttattttgatataagcAAATATGCGATTAGCTTTCTTTTGCTTTAAACCCAAAAATTTATTGTCTGACTGAAGATCAAACCCAAGACCTCAGAGGTAAGCGCAATTCTTAACGTCATGTGGATTAAGGCTCAATTATAGTGTTGAAGTTTAGAATGGCAAAAGAAGTCCCGGTAAAAAGATAGTCATTCCAATACAAATATTCGTTAGATAAAGCGAAAGGTGTTTATGATCTGAgtaaattaacttttacatTCGTACGCTGCAA
Proteins encoded:
- the LOC123709858 gene encoding gustatory and odorant receptor 24; this encodes MSLYTSNVLYPKIPNGWAHQMENKPKNKVIFLDVTPARTPYIVRPTSKNSVLPLKDNLITPEIYKDIVYENIKPVFTLLRMMGVLPITRSSTDKNQFNIASPSMLYSVFLYLCLIGYVLYLSLNKVQILRTAEGKFEEAVIEYLFTVYLFPMLAIPIMWYETRKIAEILNGWLAFEMAYKTLSGRILPIKLYKKALAIAVIIPILSTTSVIITHVTMVHFKMMQMLPYIFLEILTYILGGYWYLLCESLSVCANILAEDFQKALRHIGPAGKVAEYRALWLRLSKLARDTGIANCYTFTFVNLYLFLIITLSIYGLLSQISEGFGTKDIGLALTACCSIFLLFFICDEAHYASQNVRTNFQKKLLMVELSWMNTDAQTEVNMFLRATEMNPSQISLGGFFDVNRNLFKSLLATMVTYLVVLLQFQISIPDESMQTENVHTGSGNNTNKDTTFTTTTTTVATTILTTLAKKIKKN